The Micropterus dolomieu isolate WLL.071019.BEF.003 ecotype Adirondacks unplaced genomic scaffold, ASM2129224v1 contig_13806, whole genome shotgun sequence genome includes the window GACTGGCAAAAAAGGTTGGTCTGGTCTTTgaatttcctttttaaatagTGGCAATATCTCATTCTTTTATTATAGTGTATGTGTAATGTATTGTGTCCTTAAAAattacatataaaaataaactattctCCCAGTTGAATGCAGTGTAAAAGAATTGAACGTACCGACGGAGGACTGTCACTTTCAAATGGAACTGCAATAATGTCGTCCTCCTCCGCTTCCTCAGGGTCCGCAATAACAAGGTCATTGACAGGAGTCCTAAAAGCtcagatttgttttatttgtcagcGTCAGTATTACATAGTCAGGCCTTTTTTGGACCCAAATGTCTTTGCAGACTACTGGTTTTGGTAATCTACGTGTGTATTCTGATATTCTCTGTCAAATTTAAAGATGAGTATTGAGACTGTTTATGTGAATGCAGTGTCACACACGGTACCTGTTTGTAAACCTATGACAGACCTGTTGAGTGGTTCCATACGGGCCCTTCTGTAAAAGACCTAGAAGGTACAAATTttgcatgaaatgaaaatgtctcaaaatatcaatatttgCTAAACATCCTAAATGCGACTTATCACAGAACTAAGACTTACCTCTGGGGTGCCAGCGTTCACCCACTGTGCAGGATCCAAACTTGCCTCCTGTTGGTTGACAAGAATGACCATTTACATATTTCACTGAGGTTAGCTTTGAAAACTAAAAGGATGACTTTTTAACTAGGATTACTCTTTACTTTGGTGTGAATTATCAAAAGTACATACAAATGTATTATTGCTTTACAATAACTTACGAGTGATAGGTTCGTGTCTGTCCTCGGTGATCCCGCATCACCGTCCATCGTCGAAGACAGGGACATGACGCCAAGGGGAGGGGACTGGGAACTTGCACTAGATGTGACCGGTGGCATGCCGATGGGTGCTGTAGGAGCAGGCGGTGTGACCTGGGCGACAGCGGGTGAGGCCGGAGGTCTGATGGCTGATGGTGCGGGGGACAGGGCTGGACCTACATGAATTGCTGGGGGGGCAGCAGGTGAGACTGCTGGTCTGACGGCTGATGGTGAAGTAGTGGGTGTGGCCATTGGTGGTGTGGATGATGAAGAAGCAGGTAGAGACTCAGGTCCATCAGGTGGAGATGTTTCTGGCAGGGTACGAGTTCTTTCAGGTCCTGGGATCTTGacggacaaaacaaaaagcctGTTTAGTAACTATCATCAGTGTGCTAACATTAAAAGGAGTGCTGGCgagaaaatacaacaacaactcaCCTGTGGCAGTGTAATATTGGTCTGGGGAATAATATACACCCTGCTTCTGCCAACTGatctcttcacctcctccagtGTATTTGCCTGAATTTTACTCAGAACCCTGGACTTGTCCACTCTGGCGAGATGAAATCCAATTACATTCAGGCTAACTGTGGGAAAGCTTTGgcaaatgtaattattaaactCTGGGAGAGTCCAGGAAAGTTGTGCATAACATCTTTGTGAGCCTTCCCCTGGCAAATCGTGACTCGGGATCCCTGtcaaattcaaaaaaaaaatagttgtcAATAAATCAATACAATGACTCaatcatttatttcttttcactaGTTAATGACCTCGATTCAAAGCATAAACATTGCTGTATTTGTTATGATTTGAGCACATGATGTCAATATGCGTGACATAATGTATATACAAGGACTAGCTCCTCATAAGCATTGGATTTTTANNNNNNNNNNNNNNNNNNNNAGAGTCCAGGAAAGTTGTGCATAACATCTTTGTGAGCCTTCCCCTGGCAAATCATGACTCGGGATCCCTGtcaaattcaaaaaaaaaatagttgtcAATATTGACTCAATCATTTACTTCTTTTCACTAGTTAATGACCTCGATTCAAAGCGTTACTGTGTCTTGAAGATCATGAACAATAAACATTGCTGTATTTGTTATGATTTGAGCACATGATGTCAATATGTGTGACATAATGTATATACAAGGACTAGCTCCTCATAAGCATTGGATTTTTAGGGTGTTTGCTTCACCAAATCAGTCAGGGCAAGTCCTGCTGAATATGCAAAAAGTCCTGCTGAAAGtgtaaaataaactgaaatcaCAAATCTTTAGTTTTGCTGCAAAAGTGCAGCACATTGATTGTCATATCCAGCACTTGCTAATCCACAATAATGTAAATAGGTGTGCATTTTCTGtgtaaataaagacacaaataCAATTCAAGTGCATGTTGGCATTCAGAACCTATGCATATTGTACATTACCTAAGCCCACTCTGGTTAGTTTTCTGCATTCTGCATGAGGCGGAAGGACAATTTGGTCAGCATTTGGCAGCAGGAAGAGCTTCACTTTCCAAACTCCACTTGGCCTATTTACAGGTGCTTGTGCTtctgtacaaaaacagaaagtattACACATTATCGTTAGTTATACAACTGTGGTAGAGCATGTAGTCACTGTAATCAAAGTgaaaagtgaattttgcataataacatGTTGTTTAAATTCCTCTAATGGAAATAGCCTCGTCCCGTCTGCTCTCCCTCCCTAAACTAACCCGGATTCTGCTGTGGACCTGCTCTCAGGTCAGACTCCCTCCCTCTGGACTCTCAGCTCCGGGTCCTCCTGTTCTGACCAGCAGCCACTGACCCGGTTCGGCACGCAGGAATTATTTCACTCTGCCTCAATATCCGATCCCTTCAACACTGCAGTCCTCTCTTAGTCATGGGTCTGCTAGCCTATTATTTGGTAATAATAACTTGCTGTTTTAATCTGCCTATGCTATGAGAAGAAAAGCAAAGGAGTCTCTCTCGCAGCCAGACTTTGTCGGTTCCGCTGTTTATTCTAACTTAACGAAGCTCACGTTCTTACAGTCACTAGATCAATACACTTAACCTCTCACATTTTGTTACTAACTTAACTTACTTTCTGTAACTGCCAGCCGCCGACCAGCTGATGGAACAGTAACTTAGCTTATGCTTAATAAAATATAGCTACCGTTCCAACATTAAGTGGAAAATGTCACACATTAAGAATTTGGAAGCCACTTGCGAGTTAGCGGTGACAGTAAAAAGGACAATGCAGACATTGACTTTAAACTTGTAACGTTAATGCTAACTACCTGCCATCGGACCCGCTCTTCTTCGCCTCCTAAATGTGCTCCTTGTGGCTCTCAGCAGGTTGTCTTCGTCCCTCTGCGACGCCAGTTCCCGTCTGGCAACATCAAGCGCATTCCAAACGCGATGAACAACATTATTAAAATcgctttcttgtgatgtctCGCTCAT containing:
- the LOC123966614 gene encoding nascent polypeptide-associated complex subunit alpha, muscle-specific form-like, which translates into the protein MSETSQESDFNNVVHRVWNALDVARRELASQRDEDNLLRATRSTFRRRRRAGPMAEAQAPVNRPSGVWKVKLFLLPNADQIVLPPHAECRKLTRVGLGIPSHDLPGEGSQRCYAQLSWTLPEFNNYICQSFPTVSLNVIGFHLARVDKSRVLSKIQANTLEEVKRSVGRSRVYIIPQTNITLPQIPGPERTRTLPETSPPDGPESLPASSSSTPPMATPTTSPSAVRPAVSPAAPPAIHVGPALSPAPSAIRPPASPAVAQVTPPAPTAPIGMPPVTSSASSQSPPLGVMSLSSTMDGDAGSPRTDTNLSLEASLDPAQWVNAGTPEVFYRRARMEPLNRTPVNDLVIADPEEAEEDDIIAVPFESDSPPSVRSILLHCIQLGE